In the Peptoclostridium acidaminophilum DSM 3953 genome, one interval contains:
- a CDS encoding ACT domain-containing protein — translation MERMLSLKVESGMETLLRVVGVLRRKEFDIKNLQMDFSQCGGSSLLITLNDSEKQGLKQAIKQMEKLVDVYEITEFKGEN, via the coding sequence ATGGAAAGAATGCTAAGTCTTAAGGTTGAAAGCGGAATGGAAACACTGCTCAGGGTAGTAGGCGTATTAAGGAGAAAGGAATTCGACATAAAGAATCTTCAGATGGATTTTTCGCAGTGCGGAGGCTCAAGCCTGCTTATAACTCTAAACGACAGTGAAAAACAAGGATTGAAGCAAGCTATAAAACAAATGGAAAAGCTTGTTGATGTATATGAAATAACAGAATTCAAGGGGGAAAACTAA
- the ilvD gene encoding dihydroxy-acid dehydratase gives MNSQNVKLGMQKAPHRSLLKALGLTDKEIEKPFIGVVNSFNEVVPGHIHLRDIAEAVKKGILMEGGTPFEFPTIAVCDGIAMNHEGMRYSLASREIIADSIEIMVKAHAFDGIVLIPNCDKVVPGMMMAAARLDIPAIVVSGGPMLAGKVKGKAEDLTSVFEGVGAVTGKTMSQDELDCLEENACPTCGSCSGMFTANSMNCMSEALGLALPGNGTVPAVYAQRKRLAKEAGMAIMKLVREDIRPSQILTEKTFENALVVDMALGCSTNTVLHLTAIANEAGVKIDLDKINNISSKTPNLCRLRPAGPYHMEDLDAAGGISAVMNELSKANLLNMQELTVSGETVGEKISGCEKKYDVIAAIDKPYSSTGGIAVLKGTLAPDGGVVKKSAVVDEMLVSKGRAKVFDCEEDAVSAIFSGKIQKGDTVVIRYEGPKGGPGMREMLSPTSAIAGMGLDKDVSLITDGRFSGATRGAAIGHVSPEAAEGGPIAYIMDGDEIEIDMLKGVLNLLVSESELEERKNKIQLKGNSYGGYLGRYAKLVSSASEGAVFKK, from the coding sequence ATGAACAGTCAAAATGTCAAATTAGGTATGCAAAAGGCACCACACAGGTCGCTGCTTAAGGCTCTTGGGCTTACAGACAAGGAAATTGAAAAGCCCTTTATAGGGGTTGTGAATTCATTCAATGAAGTAGTTCCTGGTCACATACATCTTAGGGACATAGCAGAGGCGGTTAAAAAGGGTATACTCATGGAGGGCGGCACGCCTTTTGAATTCCCGACAATAGCAGTTTGCGACGGCATAGCAATGAACCACGAGGGAATGAGATACTCACTGGCAAGCAGAGAGATAATTGCAGACAGCATAGAGATAATGGTAAAGGCACATGCATTTGACGGCATAGTGCTCATTCCAAACTGCGATAAGGTGGTTCCCGGAATGATGATGGCTGCAGCAAGACTGGACATACCGGCGATTGTCGTAAGCGGAGGGCCAATGCTTGCAGGTAAGGTAAAGGGCAAGGCTGAAGACCTCACATCAGTATTCGAGGGAGTAGGAGCTGTTACAGGCAAAACTATGAGCCAGGACGAGCTTGACTGCCTTGAAGAAAATGCGTGTCCAACATGCGGGTCGTGCTCAGGAATGTTCACTGCCAATTCGATGAACTGTATGAGTGAAGCTTTGGGTCTGGCGCTGCCGGGCAATGGAACAGTGCCTGCTGTTTACGCACAAAGAAAAAGACTCGCCAAGGAAGCGGGAATGGCTATAATGAAGCTTGTAAGGGAAGACATAAGGCCAAGCCAGATATTAACGGAAAAGACGTTTGAAAACGCGCTCGTTGTGGACATGGCACTTGGCTGCTCAACAAACACAGTGCTTCACCTAACAGCTATTGCAAATGAAGCGGGAGTCAAAATAGACCTCGACAAGATAAACAATATCAGTTCAAAGACGCCTAACCTATGCAGACTAAGACCGGCAGGTCCATATCATATGGAGGACCTGGATGCTGCAGGCGGAATATCAGCAGTCATGAATGAGCTCTCAAAGGCAAACCTGCTTAATATGCAGGAGCTTACTGTATCGGGGGAAACAGTAGGTGAAAAGATAAGTGGCTGCGAGAAAAAATATGATGTCATAGCAGCAATCGACAAGCCATACAGCTCCACGGGAGGCATAGCCGTTCTAAAAGGAACACTGGCTCCGGACGGTGGCGTAGTAAAAAAATCCGCAGTTGTAGACGAAATGCTTGTTTCAAAAGGCAGAGCCAAGGTGTTTGACTGCGAGGAAGATGCAGTAAGCGCAATATTCTCAGGAAAAATACAAAAAGGGGATACTGTAGTAATAAGATATGAAGGGCCAAAAGGTGGACCTGGAATGAGAGAGATGCTTTCACCTACCTCGGCTATAGCCGGTATGGGACTTGACAAGGATGTCTCGCTTATTACAGACGGAAGATTTTCGGGTGCAACAAGGGGAGCTGCAATAGGACACGTATCGCCGGAAGCTGCTGAAGGCGGGCCTATTGCATATATAATGGACGGAGATGAAATAGAAATAGACATGCTAAAAGGTGTTTTAAATCTGCTTGTAAGCGAAAGCGAGCTGGAGGAGAGAAAAAATAAAATTCAGCTTAAGGGTAATTCGTACGGAGGATATCTGGGCAGATACGCCAAGCTAGTATCTTCTGCTTCGGAAGGGGCAGTATTTAAAAAATAG
- a CDS encoding peptidylprolyl isomerase: MNKNPIVTFEMESGGKIEIELYENIAPNTVKNFISLVDKGFYDGLTFHRVIPGFMIQGGCPQGTGTGGPGYTIKGEFGMNGFTNNMKHERGVISMARAMSPDSAGSQFFIMVAKSPHLDGQYAAFGRVISGMEEADRIVAVDRDYTDKPNSPQKIMKASVEKFGVEYLEPEKI, translated from the coding sequence ATGAATAAGAATCCAATAGTAACTTTTGAAATGGAAAGCGGCGGCAAGATTGAAATCGAGCTCTATGAAAATATAGCTCCAAACACAGTGAAAAACTTTATATCGCTAGTCGACAAGGGCTTTTACGACGGGCTGACATTTCACAGGGTAATCCCGGGCTTCATGATACAGGGCGGCTGCCCTCAGGGGACGGGTACGGGCGGTCCTGGATATACTATAAAGGGCGAATTCGGCATGAACGGATTTACCAATAACATGAAGCATGAAAGAGGCGTTATATCAATGGCAAGGGCGATGAGTCCAGATTCTGCGGGTTCCCAGTTCTTCATAATGGTTGCAAAGTCTCCGCATCTTGATGGACAGTATGCAGCCTTTGGCAGGGTAATAAGCGGGATGGAAGAGGCAGACAGGATTGTAGCGGTAGACAGGGACTATACGGACAAGCCTAATTCGCCGCAGAAGATTATGAAGGCAAGCGTTGAAAAATTCGGCGTTGAATATCTGGAACCGGAAAAAATATAG
- a CDS encoding asparaginase produces MKKDTVAIVFTGGTISMTIDPRIGAAIPTLSGEQIMSMVTNIDKIANIKVFNFSEIPGPHVTPEILIKLKSQVEKLLADETITGVVVTHGTDSLEETAYFLDLAIESEKPVIVVGAMRSSSELGYDGPSNLAAAVCTAVSEKARNKGVLIVLNNEVNTAFESTKTNTLSLGTFKSLTYGPLGVIDNDKLIIHRNITPGQHIKTDTIESDVDLIKCVLGMDSKLLKFCVDSGSKGIVIEAMGRGNIPPKMVEGVQYAIDRNIPVVIVSRCPAGRVLDTYGYEGAGYALRKMGCIFGGELNGQKARIKLMLALGLTSNIDEIRNIFEKDEYYN; encoded by the coding sequence ATGAAGAAGGATACTGTAGCCATAGTTTTTACAGGCGGTACCATTTCCATGACCATCGATCCGAGAATAGGCGCAGCAATACCTACTCTTTCAGGAGAGCAAATCATGTCAATGGTGACCAACATAGACAAGATTGCCAATATTAAGGTCTTCAATTTTTCTGAGATTCCAGGACCTCATGTGACTCCGGAGATTCTCATTAAGCTTAAATCCCAAGTCGAGAAACTCCTTGCAGATGAGACCATAACTGGCGTTGTTGTAACACACGGAACAGACAGCCTTGAAGAGACAGCTTACTTTCTCGACCTTGCAATAGAGAGTGAAAAGCCTGTCATCGTTGTAGGTGCAATGCGAAGCAGTTCCGAGCTTGGCTACGACGGCCCTAGCAACCTTGCTGCCGCAGTATGTACGGCAGTTTCCGAGAAAGCCAGAAACAAGGGCGTGCTGATAGTATTAAACAATGAGGTTAATACGGCGTTTGAATCTACAAAGACAAACACGCTGAGCCTCGGAACCTTCAAATCCCTGACTTATGGCCCTCTTGGCGTCATTGACAATGACAAGCTAATAATCCATAGAAATATCACTCCGGGACAGCATATTAAAACAGACACGATCGAGTCTGATGTAGACCTCATTAAATGTGTTCTGGGAATGGACTCGAAGCTTTTGAAATTCTGTGTGGATTCAGGTTCAAAGGGAATAGTTATAGAGGCCATGGGCCGCGGCAACATACCTCCCAAGATGGTCGAGGGCGTTCAATATGCCATAGACAGGAACATACCCGTTGTAATAGTTTCCAGATGCCCTGCCGGAAGAGTTCTTGACACTTACGGCTACGAAGGTGCAGGATACGCTCTTCGAAAGATGGGCTGCATATTCGGCGGTGAACTCAACGGACAAAAAGCCCGGATAAAGCTTATGCTTGCACTTGGACTTACAAGCAACATAGATGAAATAAGAAATATATTTGAAAAGGATGAATACTACAATTAA
- a CDS encoding CvfB family protein, translating into MNRLKIDRFAQPGAYLTDNTDAKSVLLPKKHVPEGAKEGDFLDVFIYRDSSDRLIATTKKPKAMVGQLAQLKVVETTKIGAFLDWGLDKDILLPFSEQKYIIQKGKSYVVLIYLDKSKRISATTDIYDYLMTDSPYEAGDWVEGTVYGSKEGMGVFVAVDNAFKGMIPESECFENLQPGDRVKARVIRVREDGKLDLSTRKEAYKQMGDDSEKLMEYIKGCGGEIFIGDKSDPEIVKKYLSMSKAAFKRAAGKLLKEGSIEKTDKGYKFKNAGGRKYE; encoded by the coding sequence ATGAATAGACTCAAAATTGACAGATTTGCGCAGCCAGGAGCATATCTTACAGACAACACTGATGCCAAGTCGGTGCTGCTGCCAAAAAAACATGTGCCTGAGGGAGCAAAGGAAGGCGACTTCCTGGACGTTTTCATATACAGGGATTCAAGCGACAGGCTTATTGCCACGACAAAGAAGCCCAAGGCCATGGTGGGACAGCTTGCGCAGCTCAAGGTGGTTGAGACTACAAAAATCGGAGCTTTCCTGGACTGGGGGCTCGACAAGGATATACTGCTTCCATTTTCAGAGCAAAAGTACATCATACAAAAGGGAAAAAGCTATGTAGTGCTTATATATTTGGACAAGAGCAAGCGCATAAGCGCCACCACAGACATATACGATTACCTGATGACAGACAGTCCATATGAGGCGGGAGACTGGGTGGAAGGCACTGTGTACGGTTCAAAAGAAGGCATGGGCGTATTCGTGGCTGTAGACAATGCCTTCAAGGGAATGATACCCGAGAGCGAGTGCTTCGAGAATTTGCAACCCGGTGACAGGGTAAAGGCCAGGGTTATAAGAGTAAGGGAAGACGGTAAGCTTGATCTTTCAACAAGGAAAGAGGCCTACAAGCAAATGGGGGACGACTCTGAAAAGCTCATGGAATATATAAAAGGCTGCGGAGGAGAAATTTTCATTGGTGACAAGAGCGACCCGGAGATAGTAAAGAAATATCTTAGCATGAGTAAGGCGGCCTTTAAGAGGGCGGCTGGAAAGCTTCTTAAAGAAGGTAGTATAGAAAAAACAGATAAAGGGTATAAATTTAAAAATGCGGGAGGCAGAAAATATGAATAA
- a CDS encoding NAD(P)H-dependent flavin oxidoreductase has product MNLSPLKLGDLIVKIPIIQGGMGVGVSGASLAAAVANEGAVGVISSVQIGYREDDFDINPKEANIRALVNEIKKARSLSPNGILGVNIMVATSNYKEAVLACVKEKVDVIISGAGLPSNLPELVKNSCTKIIPIVSSGKAAATITKMWTKKYDYIPDAVIVEGPEAGGHLGFSAEDLSSPTLPSLKEIVTDVLESIKPYEETFNRKIPVIAAGGIFTGSDIGEFIMLGASGVQMGTRFVATEECDAHINFKMAYVNAKKEDVQLVKSPVGLPGRAIRNKFVESLENSNIPVSRCWNCLKPCNPASTPYCISLALINSVKGDVDHGLIFSGSNVYKIDKIVTVKELIDELVADANKYLADKNI; this is encoded by the coding sequence ATGAATCTTTCACCTTTAAAATTAGGTGACTTAATAGTCAAAATCCCAATAATTCAAGGTGGAATGGGAGTCGGAGTTTCTGGTGCCAGTCTGGCTGCAGCTGTGGCAAACGAAGGTGCGGTCGGAGTTATTTCTAGTGTCCAAATTGGTTATCGCGAAGATGACTTTGACATAAATCCTAAGGAAGCAAATATACGAGCTCTTGTAAATGAGATAAAAAAGGCAAGAAGCCTTTCTCCAAATGGCATACTCGGAGTTAACATCATGGTAGCCACAAGCAACTACAAGGAAGCTGTATTAGCATGTGTCAAAGAAAAAGTCGACGTTATAATATCAGGAGCCGGGCTGCCTTCAAATCTGCCTGAGCTTGTGAAGAATTCCTGCACTAAGATAATCCCTATTGTTTCTTCGGGGAAAGCAGCTGCTACTATAACCAAGATGTGGACTAAAAAATACGACTACATACCAGATGCTGTAATAGTTGAAGGCCCTGAGGCCGGAGGCCACCTTGGTTTCTCAGCTGAAGACCTGTCAAGTCCGACGCTTCCAAGCCTTAAGGAAATAGTAACTGATGTGCTTGAATCTATAAAGCCTTACGAAGAGACTTTCAACAGAAAGATACCTGTGATTGCCGCAGGCGGCATATTCACCGGAAGCGACATCGGCGAATTTATAATGCTGGGAGCATCAGGCGTTCAAATGGGGACAAGATTTGTAGCCACCGAGGAATGCGACGCTCACATCAACTTCAAAATGGCCTATGTAAACGCCAAGAAGGAGGATGTGCAGCTTGTGAAAAGTCCTGTTGGCCTTCCCGGAAGAGCCATCAGAAACAAATTTGTTGAATCACTTGAAAATTCAAACATCCCTGTAAGCAGATGCTGGAACTGCCTTAAGCCTTGCAACCCTGCAAGTACGCCTTACTGCATATCCCTGGCGCTTATAAATTCTGTCAAGGGCGATGTTGACCACGGCCTGATTTTCTCGGGCTCAAACGTATACAAGATAGACAAGATAGTCACAGTCAAGGAGCTCATAGACGAGCTTGTTGCAGATGCGAACAAATATCTGGCTGACAAAAATATCTAA
- a CDS encoding phage holin family protein: protein MNKFLARWIVSTLALFLAASLLKSVEVTGISAALLAAAVLGIVNMFLKPLALILTLPINILTLGLFTFVINGFMLYITSGLVPGFAVTGFWGAVAGAIVISVFNMILNSIFNIEK, encoded by the coding sequence ATGAATAAATTTTTGGCCAGATGGATTGTATCGACACTGGCATTGTTCCTTGCGGCGTCGTTGCTGAAATCGGTTGAGGTTACAGGCATTTCAGCTGCGCTCCTTGCAGCTGCAGTGCTTGGCATAGTGAACATGTTCCTTAAGCCTCTGGCGCTTATACTCACGTTGCCAATAAATATTTTGACACTCGGACTCTTTACGTTTGTAATAAATGGCTTTATGCTGTATATAACATCGGGGCTTGTGCCCGGATTTGCTGTCACGGGCTTCTGGGGAGCTGTCGCAGGAGCCATCGTGATTAGCGTATTCAACATGATACTAAACAGCATATTCAATATTGAAAAATAA
- the ilvB gene encoding biosynthetic-type acetolactate synthase large subunit, with the protein MVKSGAQVVLECLKEQEVDTIFGYPGGAVIPLYDALYDELDYFRHVRTSHEQGAVHAADGYARATGKVGVCFATSGPGATNIVTGLATAYMDSVPMVAITGQVAMALLGKDSFQEIDIVGMTLPITKHNCQVKDITKLADTIRKAFEVARSGRPGPVLIDIPKDIFTKQVEYEKRQLTEKSKDMSSGKIDMELLKQAAVMINESKKPVIYAGGGIISSNSSEKLYRLAKKGDIPVVNTLMGLGSFPRNDELSLGMVGMHGYENANMAVMESDLIIGVGARFSDRVIGNPNKFAPGARIIHIDIDGTELNKNMDAYLPIEGDMSEIIEVLLDLVEAADRKDWHKHISTWKSHCKAEKDEFTPGNILEYMNGEFEDAIVATDVGQHQMWTAQMWKFKEPRTFITSGGLGTMGYGLGAAIGAQLGRLDKRVVLVTGDGSFRMNCNEMATLSKLDVPVVILLLNNSTLGMVRQWQRLFSNKRFSETDSNENIDYVKLAQAYSIQAFRAGNMDELDLAVSSMDNTKPAFIECVIDKDECVYPIVPPGRPIDEYIVG; encoded by the coding sequence TTGGTTAAAAGTGGAGCACAGGTTGTTTTGGAATGCCTGAAGGAGCAGGAAGTTGACACGATTTTTGGATATCCGGGAGGGGCTGTAATACCTCTGTATGATGCGCTTTATGACGAGCTTGACTATTTCAGGCATGTCAGGACTTCGCATGAACAGGGAGCTGTTCATGCAGCTGACGGCTATGCCAGGGCAACCGGCAAGGTTGGAGTTTGCTTTGCTACGTCAGGTCCGGGAGCAACAAATATAGTAACGGGGCTTGCTACTGCATACATGGATTCTGTGCCAATGGTAGCGATAACAGGCCAGGTTGCCATGGCGCTTTTGGGCAAGGACTCATTCCAGGAAATAGACATAGTCGGCATGACTCTTCCAATAACCAAGCATAATTGCCAGGTTAAAGATATCACCAAGCTTGCTGATACAATACGAAAGGCTTTCGAAGTGGCAAGAAGCGGTAGGCCGGGACCTGTGCTCATAGATATTCCAAAGGACATATTCACAAAGCAGGTTGAGTATGAAAAAAGGCAGTTAACTGAAAAAAGCAAAGATATGTCTTCCGGAAAGATTGATATGGAGTTGCTAAAGCAGGCAGCCGTCATGATCAATGAATCGAAAAAGCCGGTTATATACGCGGGCGGGGGGATAATATCCTCCAATTCGTCCGAAAAGCTATACAGGCTTGCAAAAAAAGGGGACATACCTGTTGTCAATACTCTCATGGGGCTTGGAAGCTTCCCCAGAAATGACGAGCTTTCGCTTGGAATGGTGGGAATGCATGGCTACGAAAATGCGAACATGGCTGTTATGGAAAGCGACCTTATAATAGGTGTTGGAGCCAGATTCAGCGACAGGGTGATAGGAAACCCAAACAAGTTTGCTCCCGGTGCCAGGATAATCCACATAGACATAGACGGCACAGAGCTCAACAAAAACATGGATGCATATTTGCCAATAGAAGGAGATATGTCTGAAATCATCGAGGTCCTGCTGGACCTTGTAGAAGCTGCGGACAGAAAAGACTGGCACAAGCATATATCGACGTGGAAATCCCATTGTAAAGCAGAAAAGGACGAGTTCACACCAGGGAACATACTGGAATATATGAACGGTGAATTCGAGGATGCAATTGTAGCAACGGATGTCGGACAACACCAGATGTGGACAGCTCAGATGTGGAAATTCAAGGAGCCGAGGACTTTCATAACCTCGGGAGGGCTTGGAACCATGGGCTACGGTCTTGGGGCAGCCATAGGCGCCCAGCTTGGAAGACTTGACAAGCGGGTTGTGCTTGTAACCGGCGATGGCAGCTTCAGGATGAACTGTAATGAAATGGCCACGCTTTCAAAGCTTGACGTACCTGTTGTGATACTGCTGCTCAACAACAGCACATTAGGCATGGTTCGTCAGTGGCAAAGGCTGTTTTCAAACAAGAGATTCTCTGAGACTGATTCAAACGAGAATATCGACTATGTAAAGCTTGCACAGGCCTACTCCATACAGGCCTTCAGGGCGGGAAACATGGACGAGCTTGATCTCGCCGTTTCATCAATGGACAACACAAAGCCTGCGTTCATAGAATGTGTTATAGACAAGGACGAATGCGTATATCCTATAGTCCCTCCAGGGAGGCCTATAGACGAATATATTGTAGGATAG
- the ilvC gene encoding ketol-acid reductoisomerase, which produces MAKMYYEKDADMNLLKGKKVAVIGYGSQGHAHSLNMKESGLDVVIGLHAGSKSAQKAKAAGLEVMSVADAAKASDVIMILIPDEKQKSVYESEIAPNLKAGKALAFAHGFNIHFGQINPPSDVDVFMVAPKGPGHLVRRVYQEGKGVPALFAVHNDASGKARDMAMAYAMAIGSARAGVLETTFKEETETDLFGEQAVLCGGATELIKAGFDTLVAAGYQKEVAYFECLHELKLIVDLLYEGGFEKMRYSISDTAEYGDYVTGKRVVNEETRKEMKRVLEDIQSGEFARNWLLENMLGRPMFNATKQKELEHPIVEVGKELRGMMSWIKE; this is translated from the coding sequence ATGGCAAAAATGTACTATGAAAAGGACGCAGATATGAATCTATTAAAGGGCAAGAAGGTTGCAGTTATAGGCTACGGCAGCCAGGGTCACGCCCATTCGCTCAACATGAAGGAGAGCGGGCTTGACGTTGTAATAGGACTGCATGCAGGCAGCAAGTCGGCGCAGAAGGCAAAGGCGGCAGGACTTGAGGTTATGAGCGTAGCAGATGCAGCAAAGGCAAGCGACGTAATAATGATATTAATACCTGACGAGAAGCAAAAGAGCGTGTATGAAAGTGAAATAGCTCCGAACCTGAAAGCGGGCAAGGCGCTTGCGTTCGCACACGGCTTCAACATACACTTTGGACAGATAAACCCTCCATCAGATGTGGACGTATTCATGGTTGCGCCAAAGGGACCAGGACACCTTGTAAGAAGGGTATACCAAGAGGGCAAGGGAGTTCCTGCGCTTTTCGCGGTGCATAATGACGCGAGCGGCAAGGCAAGAGACATGGCAATGGCATATGCAATGGCCATAGGATCTGCAAGAGCGGGAGTGCTTGAGACTACATTCAAGGAAGAGACTGAAACAGACCTTTTCGGAGAGCAGGCAGTGCTTTGCGGAGGCGCGACAGAGCTTATAAAGGCGGGCTTCGACACTCTTGTGGCGGCTGGCTACCAAAAGGAAGTTGCATACTTTGAGTGCCTTCACGAGCTAAAGCTGATAGTAGACCTTCTATACGAAGGAGGCTTCGAGAAGATGAGATACAGCATATCAGACACAGCGGAGTACGGAGACTACGTGACAGGCAAGAGAGTAGTAAACGAGGAAACAAGAAAAGAGATGAAAAGAGTGCTTGAAGACATACAATCAGGCGAGTTCGCAAGGAACTGGCTGCTTGAGAACATGCTTGGCAGGCCAATGTTCAACGCCACAAAGCAAAAAGAGCTTGAGCATCCAATAGTAGAGGTGGGCAAAGAGCTAAGAGGCATGATGTCCTGGATAAAAGAATAG
- the thiI gene encoding tRNA uracil 4-sulfurtransferase ThiI, producing the protein MYNIVIVRYGEIAIKGKNKPVFEKKLLGNIKNALKPLGNINVYRKHGRILIDVEGHDHEAIIEEAKKVFGVFSLSPAIQLEKDFQKLKEKCLELLSEKVEFEDVCTFKVDSKRTDKSFPLKSPEISREIGAYLLKALSDSVGVDVNNPDVKVYAEVREDSYICFTEKVMGFGGMPLGTNGKALVLLSGGIDSPVAAWMIAKRGVEVEAIHYHSYPFTNERSLEKVKDLARILSKYCGPVKFYSVNLLPVQKMINEHCPPEELTIIARRFMMKIAERVARLKGCNALVTGESIGQVASQTINGLEVTDGAVEIPVFRPLIALDKIEIISISEKIGTYETSIIPEEDCCTVFLPKHPVTRPRLDRIEKSESVLPVEELIENAIATMEVEVIGYE; encoded by the coding sequence GTGTATAACATAGTAATAGTTAGATACGGAGAAATTGCTATCAAAGGCAAAAATAAGCCTGTTTTTGAAAAGAAGCTTTTAGGTAATATAAAAAATGCCCTTAAGCCTCTTGGGAACATAAATGTATACAGAAAGCACGGAAGAATACTAATAGACGTTGAAGGGCACGATCACGAGGCGATCATCGAGGAGGCCAAGAAGGTCTTTGGGGTGTTCTCGCTGAGTCCAGCAATACAGCTTGAAAAGGACTTCCAGAAACTTAAGGAAAAATGCCTCGAGCTGCTAAGCGAAAAGGTAGAGTTTGAGGATGTATGCACCTTCAAGGTGGATTCGAAAAGGACCGACAAGAGCTTCCCGCTCAAATCGCCTGAAATAAGTAGGGAGATAGGGGCATACCTGCTCAAGGCGCTCTCCGACAGCGTAGGCGTCGATGTCAACAATCCTGACGTCAAGGTATATGCTGAAGTCAGGGAGGATAGCTATATCTGCTTTACAGAAAAGGTAATGGGTTTTGGAGGAATGCCGCTTGGCACCAACGGCAAGGCGCTGGTGCTGCTTTCTGGAGGCATAGACAGCCCAGTGGCTGCATGGATGATAGCAAAAAGAGGCGTCGAGGTTGAAGCCATCCACTATCACAGCTATCCATTCACCAACGAGAGATCTCTTGAAAAGGTCAAGGACCTTGCCAGGATACTTTCAAAATACTGCGGCCCCGTGAAGTTCTACAGTGTAAATCTGCTGCCTGTACAGAAGATGATAAACGAGCACTGTCCTCCGGAGGAGCTGACTATTATAGCCAGAAGATTCATGATGAAGATAGCAGAAAGAGTAGCCAGGCTCAAAGGCTGCAACGCACTTGTGACAGGCGAGAGCATCGGGCAGGTCGCATCCCAGACGATAAACGGCCTCGAGGTTACTGACGGCGCCGTTGAGATTCCAGTGTTCAGGCCGCTGATTGCACTCGACAAGATTGAGATAATATCGATTTCAGAAAAGATAGGCACATACGAGACTTCCATAATTCCTGAAGAGGACTGCTGCACTGTGTTTTTGCCAAAGCATCCAGTTACAAGGCCAAGGCTCGACAGGATAGAAAAATCAGAATCAGTCCTGCCGGTCGAAGAGCTCATAGAAAACGCAATCGCCACCATGGAGGTTGAGGTGATAGGATATGAATAA
- a CDS encoding cysteine desulfurase family protein: protein MEIYLDNSATTRPYGEVAQRMMEYLTARYANPSSAHSKGVEIERDIKNARKKIASLMGAIDDEIVFTSGGTESDNIAIRGIAYANRKQGKHIITTCIEHPAVLSTVKDLENEGFEATYLGVDSSGVIDFEDFKKALRDDTILVAIMHVNNESGSVQPVEKIGRYLSKLKRKVYFFVDAVQSFGKIDFRPGRYGIDLMSISGHKLHGPKGIGALYIKKGTRLKSIVTGGGQERGVRPGTENVPGIMGLETAALKTVSDLPSKIERLGAMKSLLQEEITARVPNIKINSTPEGACHILNISFMDVKGEVLLHTLEQDGVFVSTGSACSSKKKGSHVLREMGLSEAQIEGAIRFSLGEFNDAEQIKCAAEIVSRRVEEFRKIVGK, encoded by the coding sequence ATGGAAATATATTTGGACAACAGCGCTACTACAAGGCCATATGGTGAAGTGGCACAAAGGATGATGGAATATCTCACAGCCAGATACGCCAATCCTTCCTCAGCACACAGCAAGGGCGTTGAGATTGAAAGGGATATAAAAAATGCGAGGAAAAAAATCGCATCGCTGATGGGTGCAATCGATGATGAAATAGTTTTCACATCGGGAGGAACCGAATCTGACAATATCGCAATACGCGGCATAGCTTATGCAAACCGCAAGCAGGGCAAACACATAATAACCACATGCATAGAGCACCCCGCAGTGCTCAGCACAGTGAAGGATTTGGAAAATGAAGGCTTTGAAGCGACATACCTGGGTGTGGACAGCAGCGGAGTTATTGACTTCGAGGACTTTAAAAAAGCCCTTAGGGATGATACGATTCTTGTTGCCATAATGCATGTAAACAACGAAAGCGGCAGCGTGCAGCCCGTCGAAAAGATAGGAAGATACCTTTCCAAGCTCAAAAGAAAGGTGTATTTCTTTGTGGATGCCGTGCAATCATTTGGCAAGATAGATTTCAGACCAGGCAGGTATGGCATAGACCTCATGTCAATAAGCGGCCACAAGCTACACGGACCCAAGGGTATAGGCGCCTTGTACATTAAAAAAGGGACCAGGCTAAAGTCGATTGTGACAGGCGGCGGACAGGAAAGAGGCGTAAGGCCGGGCACTGAAAATGTGCCGGGGATAATGGGTCTTGAGACAGCGGCATTGAAGACGGTTTCTGATTTGCCTTCCAAGATAGAACGGCTGGGCGCCATGAAAAGCCTGCTCCAGGAAGAAATAACTGCAAGGGTTCCCAACATAAAGATAAACAGTACACCTGAAGGCGCATGCCATATACTCAACATTTCATTCATGGATGTCAAAGGCGAGGTATTGCTGCATACGCTTGAGCAGGATGGCGTATTTGTATCTACCGGCTCTGCGTGTTCATCAAAGAAAAAGGGAAGCCACGTGCTAAGGGAGATGGGTCTTAGCGAAGCCCAAATTGAAGGCGCGATACGATTCAGCCTCGGGGAGTTCAATGATGCAGAGCAGATAAAATGCGCGGCTGAAATTGTTAGCAGAAGGGTTGAAGAGTTTAGGAAAATAGTGGGTAAATAA